Proteins found in one Legionella pneumophila subsp. pascullei genomic segment:
- a CDS encoding lpg2832 family Dot/Icm T4SS effector yields MTNKTQELQRVIADMAVLIEQDAEPDPQLYAFFFQHPEISLELIHLINSLSEELVHDGPPIYSACVFALDICIAQLQAAAETNNKNAAKLLTQLMNHLAEVIDTHKHSLSFWLPILNAFYEVHVELTDDLKEAYYGLASQDDDAVEVDEQFNHLDSIKDLIHELSDLTLFDITENFFAQSYAMPPDFFADLIVDLYSIEEGKDIALLALLHPNVEVREIALSTIDQLMNTITLTPASLSRLQIIKHWYPTHDHGIFDRWIKTQRKKGVIFETEAIQARITIKATEVDGSGSQGVFIHGRKNKKNRLCGLLLKYDLGIKDAWITPEISAAEVTDYYHKAFEDSVTLREVDFSYFQTIVEHFLAITVEKGDIPNLHFLEILEFLGVRLKPNKLDLDYVFEQLSVQIVPFTQEKIAESLKRSKMWLKNKQFTESWYIENPTIDKIVNHNSSFMEGVKVCRLADAMDAVFSEEMELHRDKWQFHFLWIALWVKAKHRKNEKVWQDSFLIAYAIHQGYPLKDIPVMKEICYQTVINSIETMQERRTHLSQE; encoded by the coding sequence ATGACTAATAAAACTCAAGAATTGCAGCGAGTAATTGCTGATATGGCTGTATTGATTGAGCAAGATGCAGAACCTGACCCTCAATTATATGCCTTTTTTTTTCAACACCCGGAAATTAGCCTTGAATTAATACATCTTATTAATAGTTTGAGCGAAGAATTAGTGCATGATGGCCCTCCTATATATTCAGCCTGTGTTTTCGCTCTGGACATTTGTATTGCTCAATTGCAAGCAGCTGCAGAGACAAATAATAAAAATGCCGCAAAATTATTAACTCAACTAATGAATCATCTAGCCGAGGTTATTGATACACACAAGCATAGTTTAAGCTTTTGGTTGCCCATACTGAATGCATTTTATGAAGTGCATGTTGAGCTAACTGACGATTTAAAAGAGGCGTATTATGGCTTGGCGAGCCAAGATGATGATGCGGTAGAAGTAGATGAGCAATTTAATCATTTGGATTCCATAAAAGATTTGATCCATGAATTATCTGATTTAACCCTATTTGATATAACAGAGAATTTTTTTGCACAAAGCTATGCTATGCCCCCCGATTTTTTTGCAGATTTGATTGTTGATTTGTATAGTATTGAAGAAGGAAAAGATATTGCATTACTGGCCTTACTCCATCCTAATGTCGAGGTACGAGAGATAGCGCTCTCTACTATCGATCAATTAATGAATACAATTACTTTGACACCAGCATCACTGTCAAGATTACAAATAATCAAACATTGGTATCCAACTCATGACCATGGAATTTTTGATCGTTGGATTAAAACGCAAAGAAAAAAGGGCGTCATATTTGAAACAGAGGCTATTCAAGCAAGAATAACGATTAAAGCAACTGAAGTGGATGGAAGTGGTTCGCAAGGAGTTTTTATCCACGGGAGAAAAAATAAAAAAAACAGGTTATGTGGTTTATTATTAAAGTATGATTTGGGCATTAAAGATGCCTGGATAACTCCGGAGATTTCCGCAGCAGAAGTTACAGATTATTACCATAAAGCTTTTGAAGACAGCGTAACCTTGCGTGAAGTTGATTTCTCTTATTTTCAAACAATAGTGGAGCATTTTTTAGCTATTACTGTTGAAAAAGGTGATATACCTAATTTGCATTTTTTAGAAATACTGGAATTTCTGGGCGTTCGTTTAAAACCTAATAAGCTTGATTTGGACTACGTATTTGAACAGTTGAGTGTTCAGATTGTTCCTTTTACTCAGGAAAAGATAGCAGAATCTTTAAAACGCTCGAAAATGTGGCTTAAAAATAAGCAATTTACAGAATCATGGTATATTGAAAATCCCACTATTGATAAAATTGTCAATCATAACAGTAGCTTTATGGAAGGAGTTAAAGTTTGTCGTTTGGCTGATGCTATGGATGCAGTATTTTCCGAGGAAATGGAGTTGCATCGGGATAAATGGCAGTTTCATTTTTTATGGATAGCGTTATGGGTTAAAGCAAAACACAGGAAAAATGAAAAAGTTTGGCAGGATAGTTTTTTGATAGCTTATGCCATTCATCAAGGATACCCATTGAAAGATATTCCAGTAATGAAAGAGATATGTTATCAAACAGTGATCAACAGCATAGAAACCATGCAGGAAAGAAGAACACACTTGAGTCAGGAGTGA
- a CDS encoding acyl-CoA thioesterase, giving the protein MQTPKGELTIQTLAMPLNTNANGDIFGGWIVSQMDLAAGVLAKRISHGRVATVAINSMTFLKPVHVGDVVSCHVELVKVGNTSMTIQVEVWAYSSIKMEKYQVTEGVFVFVAIDENGKPRQVPKT; this is encoded by the coding sequence ATGCAAACACCTAAAGGAGAATTAACTATCCAAACTTTGGCTATGCCTCTAAATACTAATGCCAATGGCGATATATTTGGTGGGTGGATAGTATCACAAATGGATTTGGCAGCAGGTGTTTTGGCAAAGAGAATTTCCCATGGACGTGTCGCTACTGTTGCAATTAATTCGATGACTTTTTTAAAACCTGTGCATGTAGGGGATGTAGTGAGCTGCCACGTTGAGTTAGTGAAAGTAGGCAATACCTCTATGACTATCCAGGTTGAGGTATGGGCCTACTCATCGATCAAAATGGAAAAATACCAGGTTACTGAAGGGGTATTTGTTTTTGTTGCGATTGATGAAAATGGAAAGCCAAGGCAGGTACCAAAAACATAA
- a CDS encoding Tex family protein translates to MAQVMLASAAIIADELKVKVSQVETAIRLLDEGATVPFIARYRKEATGGLDDVQLRFLAERLIYLRELDERRTVILQSIREQEKLTPELEQSILAAETKTRLEDLYLPYRPKRRTKAQIAIEAGLEPLAHALWKDPALDPEEQASQFINSEAGIENTQAALDGARHILMEHFAEDAELINELREYLWQHGIVKSVGNSNKKDQANKFSDYFDYSEAIKKIPSHRALALFRGRREGILQVNLVLPDQDANYGENKVAAYFNVIDKQRKADGWLLDTVRMTWKIKLFTKLELELLTRLREIADEEAIKVFSKNLRDLLLAAPAGPQVTIGLDPGIRTGVKVVVVDATGKLLDYSVIFPFAPQNEWHQSIADLAKLAVKYQVNLISIGNGTGSRETERLVTDLIKMYPDLKLTKMIVSEAGASVYSASEIATNEFPDLDVSLRGAVSIARRLQDPLAELVKIEAKSIGVGQYQHDVNQAKLARCLDGVVEDCVNAVGVDVNTASAALLAHVSGLNDTLAKNIVQFRDEHGAFTNRNQLKNINRMGEKAFQQAAGFLRIMNGDNALDASCVHPEAYPLVEKIISDQKVSIKEIIGNRELLQSINAEQYVDENFGLPTIRDVLRELEKPGRDPRPEFRTAQFKEGVEDINDLEQGMVLEGVVSNVTNFGAFVDIGVHQDGLVHISAMTNRFITDPRSVVKAGDIVKVKVVEVDKERRRIGLSMRLNDEQAPAILQKTNKPKPAKKQVEEKQPELKKKQDHKKKQDKIKKSEPVRKTVFNTAMADALAKLKRGGE, encoded by the coding sequence ATGGCACAAGTGATGTTGGCGTCAGCCGCAATTATTGCAGATGAACTTAAGGTCAAAGTATCGCAGGTAGAAACTGCTATTCGGTTGTTAGATGAGGGAGCAACAGTCCCTTTTATTGCTCGTTATCGTAAAGAAGCAACGGGAGGGCTTGACGATGTGCAATTGCGGTTTCTTGCTGAAAGGCTAATTTATCTGCGTGAGTTGGATGAGAGACGAACAGTCATTTTGCAATCCATTCGTGAACAAGAAAAATTAACACCGGAATTGGAACAAAGCATATTAGCTGCTGAAACTAAAACACGTCTGGAAGACTTGTATTTACCCTATAGGCCTAAACGTCGTACAAAAGCGCAAATTGCTATTGAAGCAGGACTAGAGCCATTAGCTCATGCTTTATGGAAAGATCCTGCGTTGGATCCTGAGGAGCAGGCTTCCCAATTTATAAATAGCGAAGCAGGCATTGAAAATACCCAGGCTGCATTGGATGGTGCGCGACATATTTTAATGGAACACTTTGCTGAAGATGCCGAGCTAATTAATGAATTACGAGAGTATTTATGGCAACACGGAATAGTGAAATCAGTAGGAAACAGCAATAAAAAGGATCAAGCGAATAAATTTTCCGATTATTTTGATTATTCGGAAGCGATTAAAAAGATTCCATCCCATCGTGCACTTGCTTTATTCCGGGGACGGCGTGAAGGTATTCTGCAAGTAAATCTGGTTTTACCCGATCAGGATGCCAATTATGGAGAGAATAAGGTTGCGGCTTACTTCAATGTCATTGACAAGCAAAGAAAAGCGGATGGTTGGCTCCTGGATACGGTCAGGATGACATGGAAAATTAAGTTATTCACCAAGCTGGAGCTTGAATTATTGACTCGTCTGCGCGAAATCGCAGATGAGGAAGCCATTAAAGTGTTTTCCAAGAATTTACGTGATTTGTTGCTGGCTGCTCCCGCAGGCCCACAAGTGACAATAGGCCTGGACCCGGGAATTAGAACAGGTGTTAAAGTTGTTGTCGTGGATGCTACAGGCAAACTGCTGGATTATTCTGTTATTTTTCCATTCGCCCCTCAAAATGAATGGCACCAATCCATTGCGGATTTGGCAAAGCTTGCTGTGAAGTATCAGGTTAATTTAATCAGCATAGGAAATGGCACCGGCTCTCGGGAAACAGAGCGATTGGTCACTGATTTAATTAAAATGTACCCTGATTTGAAATTAACAAAAATGATTGTCAGTGAAGCCGGAGCATCTGTTTATTCCGCTTCTGAAATTGCCACCAATGAATTTCCTGATTTGGATGTTTCCCTGAGAGGTGCTGTATCAATTGCGCGAAGATTGCAAGATCCTTTGGCTGAACTGGTAAAAATTGAAGCCAAATCAATAGGTGTTGGCCAGTATCAACATGATGTGAATCAGGCAAAGTTGGCGCGTTGTCTGGATGGTGTTGTCGAGGATTGCGTGAATGCTGTTGGCGTAGATGTTAATACTGCCTCTGCCGCCTTGTTAGCCCATGTTTCTGGACTAAACGATACTTTAGCTAAAAACATTGTGCAATTTCGCGATGAGCATGGTGCTTTTACAAACAGAAATCAATTAAAAAATATCAATCGCATGGGTGAAAAGGCTTTTCAGCAAGCAGCCGGTTTTTTACGCATTATGAATGGAGATAATGCTTTAGATGCTTCTTGTGTTCATCCCGAAGCCTATCCTTTAGTGGAAAAAATTATTTCAGATCAAAAAGTTAGTATTAAGGAAATAATCGGTAATAGAGAATTATTGCAAAGTATTAACGCCGAACAATACGTGGATGAGAATTTTGGTTTGCCAACAATAAGAGATGTTTTACGTGAATTGGAAAAACCAGGGCGAGATCCAAGACCAGAATTCAGAACGGCTCAATTTAAAGAGGGCGTTGAGGACATTAATGATTTGGAGCAAGGAATGGTTCTGGAAGGCGTTGTGAGTAATGTGACTAATTTTGGTGCCTTTGTTGATATTGGTGTTCACCAGGATGGATTAGTACATATTTCCGCAATGACCAACCGCTTTATTACAGATCCTCGTTCTGTTGTTAAAGCCGGTGATATTGTAAAAGTTAAAGTGGTTGAAGTGGATAAAGAACGCCGAAGGATTGGTTTAAGCATGAGGCTGAATGATGAGCAGGCTCCTGCCATATTGCAGAAGACAAATAAACCAAAGCCAGCTAAAAAACAAGTAGAAGAAAAACAACCTGAACTTAAGAAAAAGCAAGACCATAAGAAAAAACAAGATAAGATAAAAAAATCGGAACCGGTCAGAAAAACCGTATTCAATACAGCCATGGCGGATGCTTTGGCCAAACTAAAACGTGGTGGGGAATAA
- a CDS encoding thiopurine S-methyltransferase, whose product MNKGQYFWNELWCEGRISFHKEEVNPDLLTYVSSLNIPDKGRVLVPLCGKSLDMLWLVRQGYHVIGIELVEKAILQFVQEHQIAVQKETIGQAKQYLADNMNLWVSDIFALNSTLIEPVDAIYDRAALVALPKQLRSAYVDICLKWLKPEGSILLKTLEYNQEEVQGPPYSVSPEEVASSYQQCAIIDLLKSQKRIQEPNDHLFKQGISEVNDYVWCIRKG is encoded by the coding sequence GTGAATAAAGGCCAATATTTTTGGAATGAGTTATGGTGTGAGGGACGTATTTCTTTTCATAAAGAAGAAGTAAATCCGGACTTGTTAACCTATGTTTCTTCCTTAAATATACCTGATAAGGGAAGGGTTCTCGTTCCTTTATGTGGAAAAAGTCTCGATATGCTTTGGTTAGTTCGTCAAGGGTATCATGTGATTGGTATCGAATTGGTTGAAAAGGCTATTCTTCAGTTTGTTCAGGAACACCAAATCGCTGTTCAGAAGGAAACGATAGGCCAAGCAAAACAATATCTTGCAGATAACATGAATTTATGGGTTTCTGATATTTTTGCTTTAAACTCAACTTTAATAGAACCAGTTGATGCCATCTATGACAGAGCGGCTTTGGTTGCTTTGCCAAAACAATTGCGATCAGCGTATGTAGATATTTGCCTCAAGTGGCTTAAGCCTGAGGGAAGCATTCTGCTAAAGACTTTGGAGTATAATCAAGAGGAAGTGCAGGGGCCTCCCTATAGTGTTTCCCCGGAAGAGGTGGCTTCATCCTATCAGCAATGTGCCATAATAGACTTGTTGAAGTCGCAAAAACGAATTCAGGAGCCTAACGATCATTTATTTAAACAAGGTATTAGTGAAGTGAATGATTATGTTTGGTGTATCAGGAAGGGGTAA
- the glmS gene encoding glutamine--fructose-6-phosphate transaminase (isomerizing) has protein sequence MCGIMGAVSERDISKILLEGLRRLEYRGYDSAGIAVIDNQDRLKRVRIQGKVQNLADAMQETAIAGNTGIAHTRWATHGKPSEQNAHPHLSHGEIALVHNGIIENHEHLRQQLITHGYQFTSETDTEVAAHLIHYHYQQHENLLLAVQKAAAEMQGAFALGVIHQKRSEELVAIRKGSPLVLGFGIGENFIASDALALRSFAQSVIYMEEGDSACVTTQDIKVYDSNRILVQRAVHPLNSDSEIVNKGPYRHFMLKEIFEQSKVITDTLESRINSIDVLRASFGEKASRIFPVVKNIHIVACGTSYHAGMIAKYWLESLAGLPTQVEIASEYRYREVVVPDNTLFITVSQSGETADTLAALFKAKQSNYLASLAICNVATSTLVREADCVFLTRAGVEIGVASTKAFTTQLAAFLMLAAALCNDNRAQEVLRQLQELPACCERVLQMNEEIESLASLFVNKVHALFLGRGVQYPVALEGALKLKEISYIHAEAYPAGELKHGPLALVDKDMPVIAVAPNDELLDKLKSNLHEVSARGGQLFVFVDDSQNWKANGARLIKVPSCGVWLAPIVYTIPLQLLAYHVAVAKGTDVDQPRNLAKSVTVE, from the coding sequence ATGTGCGGGATTATGGGGGCTGTTTCAGAACGGGATATTAGCAAGATTTTATTGGAAGGCTTGCGCCGGTTGGAATATAGAGGATACGATTCTGCAGGTATTGCTGTCATAGATAATCAAGATCGTTTAAAACGAGTAAGAATTCAGGGAAAAGTACAGAATTTGGCGGATGCTATGCAAGAGACAGCTATCGCTGGAAATACAGGTATAGCTCATACTCGTTGGGCGACGCATGGTAAACCTTCTGAACAAAATGCTCATCCTCATTTATCTCATGGAGAAATCGCATTAGTTCACAATGGGATTATTGAAAATCATGAACATTTGCGTCAACAACTTATTACTCATGGTTATCAATTCACCTCTGAAACTGATACAGAGGTTGCTGCGCATTTAATTCATTATCATTACCAGCAGCATGAGAATTTATTACTGGCTGTACAAAAAGCAGCTGCAGAAATGCAAGGGGCTTTTGCTTTGGGAGTAATTCATCAGAAAAGATCGGAAGAGTTGGTTGCAATTCGCAAAGGGAGTCCTTTGGTTTTGGGATTTGGAATTGGTGAGAATTTCATTGCTTCTGATGCCTTGGCACTCCGATCTTTTGCCCAGTCAGTTATTTACATGGAAGAGGGCGACAGTGCTTGTGTAACCACACAGGATATTAAGGTGTATGACTCCAATCGAATACTTGTCCAAAGAGCGGTTCACCCATTGAATAGTGACTCCGAGATAGTGAATAAAGGGCCGTACAGGCACTTTATGCTGAAAGAAATATTTGAACAATCAAAGGTAATCACCGACACGTTAGAAAGTCGAATTAATAGCATTGATGTGCTAAGGGCGAGTTTTGGTGAGAAAGCTTCCCGTATTTTCCCAGTGGTCAAAAATATTCATATTGTGGCCTGTGGAACCAGTTATCATGCCGGAATGATTGCCAAATATTGGCTTGAATCACTTGCCGGGTTACCTACACAGGTTGAAATTGCCAGTGAATATCGATACCGAGAGGTTGTTGTCCCAGACAATACCTTATTTATCACTGTATCTCAGTCAGGAGAAACGGCTGATACTCTTGCAGCCCTTTTTAAGGCAAAGCAATCGAATTATTTAGCTAGTTTGGCAATATGCAATGTGGCAACCAGTACTTTGGTTAGAGAGGCGGATTGTGTTTTTTTAACTCGGGCAGGTGTTGAGATTGGTGTAGCATCTACCAAAGCGTTTACTACACAGTTGGCAGCCTTTTTGATGTTGGCAGCAGCACTTTGTAATGACAATCGCGCACAGGAAGTGTTAAGACAATTACAAGAGCTGCCTGCCTGTTGTGAGCGTGTCTTGCAGATGAATGAAGAAATTGAATCATTGGCTTCTTTGTTTGTAAATAAAGTTCATGCCTTATTTTTAGGACGAGGAGTTCAATACCCTGTAGCCCTGGAAGGCGCATTAAAACTTAAGGAAATATCTTATATTCATGCTGAAGCTTATCCTGCCGGTGAATTAAAGCATGGTCCATTGGCTTTGGTTGATAAGGATATGCCTGTTATTGCAGTAGCTCCCAATGATGAGCTGTTGGATAAATTAAAATCTAATTTACATGAAGTGAGCGCAAGAGGCGGGCAGTTATTTGTATTTGTTGATGATTCACAAAATTGGAAAGCAAATGGTGCTCGTTTAATCAAAGTTCCCTCTTGTGGTGTTTGGCTTGCGCCTATTGTTTACACCATTCCTTTGCAATTACTCGCTTATCATGTTGCTGTAGCTAAAGGGACTGACGTGGACCAACCTAGAAATCTTGCAAAATCGGTGACTGTGGAGTGA
- the plaC gene encoding lysophospholipase/glycerophospholipid:cholesterol acyltransferase PlaC produces MVQNNRICRWLFILLLSLPLVGFTSIPVKSIVVFGDSLSDNGNTTHLLKSLRQEEDPAFLVAPFKIFVINKMVEFANDYYVPQMVLDAGISAVTDFFDHDLAPYVANLVSKVKQVPVLPGKPYWKNRFSNGRVWIEYLAEMLSIQKSDEEVYLNKAFGGSWSATYDYQLTVWNLIRHPLGTIKNLIVGKLIPPSLGLIVQAYLLEHEQLSDETLYFIYSGSNDYINVLFFEDNYNTEVMSTYIDNVLDGLSSAVLKLANAGARRFVIMGIPHVGDTPKFVKTTDRDVLNAAVDLHNERLAKRIDAWKERYPTADFLFVNTEQYLKKAFEDPEKYGFYNVKEACIDVKFPMFNAFIHSPFARNYVLQYTQVLQYRDKQFAPGENNYHMCSEPEDYLFWDEIHPTTRAHNYLAYEVCLAMEEHGYEVTCKMPESA; encoded by the coding sequence ATGGTCCAAAACAACAGGATTTGTCGCTGGCTCTTTATTTTACTACTGTCTCTACCTTTGGTTGGCTTCACGTCCATTCCGGTGAAATCAATCGTGGTGTTTGGAGACAGCTTGTCTGATAATGGTAATACCACCCATTTGCTTAAAAGCCTGCGTCAGGAAGAGGACCCCGCGTTTTTAGTGGCTCCTTTCAAAATTTTTGTTATTAACAAAATGGTAGAGTTTGCTAACGATTATTACGTTCCTCAGATGGTACTTGATGCAGGAATTTCTGCAGTGACTGATTTTTTTGATCATGATTTGGCTCCTTATGTTGCCAATTTAGTGAGTAAAGTAAAACAGGTCCCGGTTCTGCCTGGCAAGCCCTATTGGAAAAATCGCTTTTCTAATGGCCGTGTCTGGATTGAGTATTTGGCAGAAATGTTATCCATACAAAAAAGCGATGAAGAAGTCTATCTAAATAAGGCATTTGGAGGTAGCTGGTCTGCTACTTATGACTATCAATTAACTGTTTGGAACTTGATACGGCATCCATTGGGAACAATCAAGAATTTGATAGTAGGAAAATTGATTCCTCCAAGTCTTGGCCTGATAGTGCAAGCTTATTTGCTTGAGCATGAGCAATTAAGTGATGAAACGCTCTATTTTATTTATTCAGGAAGCAATGACTACATTAATGTCCTGTTTTTTGAAGACAATTACAATACTGAAGTAATGAGCACCTATATTGACAATGTGTTGGATGGTTTGAGTTCTGCGGTTCTGAAGCTGGCTAATGCGGGAGCGAGACGTTTTGTTATTATGGGAATTCCTCATGTGGGGGATACTCCCAAGTTTGTGAAAACTACCGACCGTGACGTGTTGAATGCAGCGGTAGACCTTCATAATGAGCGCCTTGCAAAACGGATTGACGCATGGAAAGAGCGATACCCAACAGCTGACTTCTTGTTTGTGAATACAGAACAATATCTGAAAAAAGCGTTTGAAGATCCGGAGAAATATGGTTTTTACAATGTGAAAGAGGCATGTATCGATGTGAAGTTCCCCATGTTCAATGCATTCATTCACTCACCATTTGCTCGCAACTACGTATTGCAATACACACAGGTTCTCCAATATCGAGATAAACAATTTGCTCCAGGTGAAAATAACTATCACATGTGCAGTGAACCAGAAGACTATTTATTCTGGGATGAAATTCATCCAACCACGCGAGCACATAACTATCTTGCTTATGAGGTTTGTTTGGCGATGGAAGAACATGGCTACGAGGTAACTTGCAAAATGCCAGAGTCCGCATGA
- a CDS encoding rhodanese-related sulfurtransferase has protein sequence MKDIIIASFYKFIPLDDFESLREPILTKMHETGIKGTIILAHEGVNGGFAGSKEQMTVFYHYLRSDSRFADLHFKETYDSKNPFDKAKVKLRKEIVTMGVQKVDPSHNAGTYLDPEEWHQFIQDPDVILLDTRNDYEYELGTFKNAINPDIENFREFPDYVQRNLIDKKDKKIAMFCTGGIRCEKTTAYMKELGFQHVYQLHDGILNYLDSIPESESLWEGQCFVFDDRVAVDQKLDRVYPQLPQDYKYEREQK, from the coding sequence GTGAAAGATATTATTATTGCATCATTTTACAAGTTTATTCCTCTCGATGATTTTGAATCCCTGAGAGAACCCATACTCACTAAAATGCATGAAACAGGCATAAAAGGAACCATCATCCTGGCTCATGAGGGGGTCAATGGCGGGTTTGCCGGGAGTAAGGAGCAAATGACTGTTTTTTATCATTACCTGCGTTCTGATTCACGCTTTGCCGACCTGCATTTTAAAGAAACCTATGATAGCAAAAATCCTTTTGATAAAGCGAAAGTGAAACTCCGTAAAGAAATAGTGACAATGGGCGTCCAGAAAGTTGATCCCTCTCATAATGCAGGGACCTATCTTGACCCTGAAGAATGGCATCAGTTTATTCAAGATCCTGATGTTATTTTATTGGACACCCGCAATGATTACGAATACGAGCTAGGTACTTTCAAGAATGCAATTAACCCCGACATTGAAAATTTCAGGGAATTTCCGGACTATGTTCAGCGCAATTTAATCGATAAAAAAGACAAGAAAATAGCCATGTTTTGTACTGGAGGAATTCGTTGCGAAAAAACGACAGCCTATATGAAAGAGCTGGGCTTTCAACATGTTTACCAGCTTCATGACGGAATTCTAAACTACCTGGACTCTATTCCTGAAAGTGAATCACTTTGGGAAGGTCAATGTTTTGTTTTTGATGACCGCGTCGCAGTGGATCAAAAATTAGACCGCGTTTACCCGCAATTACCTCAGGATTATAAGTACGAAAGAGAACAGAAATAA
- the smpB gene encoding SsrA-binding protein SmpB, translating into MTTKKQPDSTIAFNRKAGFDYFIEDQYEAGLVLEGWEVKSLRAGKINLSDAHVIIKYGEAFLLGAQIQPLPTASTHFIPDPVRTRKLLMNKKELNHLIGSVERQGYTIVPLSLYWKKNKIKIKIALAKGKKEHDKRDTIKDREWQRDRSRIMKKNT; encoded by the coding sequence ATGACTACCAAAAAACAACCAGATTCCACCATAGCATTTAATAGAAAAGCTGGTTTTGATTACTTTATTGAAGATCAATACGAAGCAGGCTTGGTTTTGGAAGGCTGGGAAGTAAAAAGTCTGCGTGCAGGAAAAATCAATTTGTCGGATGCACACGTGATAATAAAATACGGTGAGGCATTCCTGTTAGGAGCCCAAATACAGCCTCTTCCTACTGCATCCACTCATTTTATTCCTGATCCAGTCAGGACACGCAAGCTGTTGATGAATAAAAAAGAATTAAACCATCTTATCGGAAGTGTTGAAAGACAAGGCTATACCATAGTTCCTCTTTCTTTGTATTGGAAAAAGAATAAAATTAAAATAAAAATCGCACTGGCCAAAGGAAAGAAAGAGCATGACAAAAGAGACACAATCAAAGACAGGGAATGGCAAAGAGATCGTTCGCGAATAATGAAAAAGAACACTTGA
- a CDS encoding peroxiredoxin: MKIGEVVPDFAFNATNNVQGHLNDYKGQIIVLYFYPKDATPGCTIEGQDFRDAYSQFKDLNTVIFGISRDSLKSHEQFKSKQNFPFELISDSDETLCQMFDVIKMKSMYGKQVRGIERSTFIIDTQGILTHEWRKVNVKGHVEAVLNAVRSLAG, from the coding sequence ATGAAAATAGGTGAGGTTGTCCCCGATTTTGCATTTAACGCCACGAACAATGTGCAAGGACATCTTAACGATTACAAAGGACAAATCATTGTACTTTATTTTTACCCCAAAGACGCCACCCCTGGATGTACAATTGAAGGTCAAGATTTTAGAGATGCCTATTCACAATTTAAAGATTTAAATACGGTTATTTTTGGTATTTCGAGAGATAGTTTAAAATCTCATGAACAATTCAAAAGCAAACAGAATTTCCCTTTTGAGTTAATCAGCGATAGCGATGAAACATTATGCCAAATGTTCGATGTGATCAAGATGAAATCAATGTATGGCAAGCAAGTCAGGGGAATAGAGCGTAGTACTTTCATTATAGACACCCAAGGCATCTTGACACACGAATGGCGCAAGGTGAATGTTAAGGGGCACGTAGAAGCGGTTTTAAATGCAGTGCGATCTTTGGCAGGATAA